CTTATACTTAGTTTGTAGCTCAGAAGCATTTTCAGCACTCCATGTAAAAATGATCTATTGACCTTGCATGTCATAAATTATTAATTGTTCAAAACATTAGCGCTACACACCGTCTTTAGTTCTTGGGACACATTTAATACATAGCCATTAATCACACAgaccatatacagtatacaataggactatatacagtatagcaaACTTACGGCAATTTACACGTATATGAAAATATATCACCCGTAACCACCAGCATGTGTTCTGTGTATAGTCTGTCAGTTTTTAAACGGTTAAAAAGCCCGGATAAAATGCCACTtcatggaaagaaagaaagaaagaaagttgttttgttttttcttacccCCAACGAACTGCATTCCACCCGCTACTCTTCCAATTGTCCTGGAAATGAGTTCTGTGATACAGCAGCCCATGATGGCAGTAAGTGCCACGAGTAGCAGCAGCCCGCAGCCCACACCGGTAACTATGGTACAGATCTTCCACTCCAGGCTCGGTATGCCCTGGAAGGATGCATACCTGCCGCACTGCTCCACCATTACCGTCAGTTGCCGGGTCTCATCCCTTACTGGGTACGAACACCTCCGGAAAGTGCCAAAGGACACAGGCTTATCCATTTGTGATCCCAAAAGCCAGTAGGGCATAAAAAATCCAACACATGATGCAGCTGCACATAGAAGTGAAAGGAGTGCCCATATGATCCCCGCGCACGTCAAGCTGGATGCCatcttcttgttttctttaaatgtatacGAGTATTAGTGGCAGGTGTTAATGTAATCCTTATTGAATCCTTGCGTTGAACTTGTGTTTCCTGGGATCTACCATGAAACGCATCCCAAGCTCTTGGATGTGTGACAATCCCTGTAAAATGAATGGAATATTACTACAGGCAGAGTATATTCTTGATTATCAAAATCCTATTCTAAAAAAGATGCTTAAAATATAAAGTGACAGATCTTTTCAATTGGTTGATCCCGATAGGTTTTCATTATCTCGTCCAGACTCATTATCATCAGCATCATTCATAGTGACCTTAAGCAACAATACCCACATTGCCCGTAACTTTTAATGATTAAGAAAGTTTAAAGAATACCCTAAATGGTTATTTTGAGAAGTGGTTGTGTTAGGAGGcatcgtgtatatatatatatatatatatatatatatatatatatatatatatatatatatatatatatatatatatatatgtgtgtgtgtgtgtgtgtgtgtgtgtgtgtgtgtgtgtgtgtgtgtgtgttaaatgatAATTCATTTTCATTTGGCTTTCGTTCCCATTTCAGTTAGGATTTGTCTGGTAAGAACTGCAGAATTTAAATTCACGTAGAGCTGTAATGTATCCAATTACTAACTAGAGAACAAACTAATTTACTGTGCATACACTAAGTACGATATCAGTGGTTCCGTAGAGTCAAGTAAATCACCGAAACACAGAAGA
The sequence above is a segment of the Polyodon spathula isolate WHYD16114869_AA unplaced genomic scaffold, ASM1765450v1 scaffolds_2166, whole genome shotgun sequence genome. Coding sequences within it:
- the LOC121310435 gene encoding LHFPL tetraspan subfamily member 6 protein-like; this translates as MASSLTCAGIIWALLSLLCAAASCVGFFMPYWLLGSQMDKPVSFGTFRRCSYPVRDETRQLTVMVEQCGRYASFQGIPSLEWKICTIVTGVGCGLLLLVALTAIMGCCITELISRTIGRVAGGMQFVGGKKKQNNFLSFFLSMKWHFIRAF